GATAAGGCGCTCGCCTCCGGAGCGGGAGattgtgggttcgagtcccatcgcGATCGTCTCTTTTGCACCACCTTTTATGTGTTCTTTTTCCTTTACTTTTAGTTGTTTTTTCACTGTATCAAGATTGATCTACTTGTATGAGTATGAACACCAGCGATTGATTACTTCCATTAAATTTTCATATGTGCACGTTATGTAGTGAGTTTGCAACCTTCTTTTTTTATGAGCACAAAGTGCTTGATGAAATTCCTCAACTAGAGCGATCCAGCCATCAGGAGCTGAGAAGATTATGTGGCATTTACCAAGGAAGTATGTGTAAAGGTTTTGATTATATTTACCAATTACGTTGGAATGATAGTAACAAAAACACATGTATCTTGAGGTTAAGAGTCCGTGAtctaatgatacttatgataagcTTCATGGCCACCTGCATTTGTAATGAATTGACTAGTGCACTACACACGATGACTAATAAGAATGTAATCTAAATGCGAATAAAAGTATAAAAAAATTACTATATACATTGGCAGGGCGATACTCGGTGGAGACAAGTGGCatgtttattattataatatttacgaTATGCAAGTGTAAAAGAATTTTATATCTTAGTCGCCCCCAAATTACAGTCCCACAATGGTATCATAGTGACCCTTTcacatattattacaaatattcACGTGATATTATAGTAAAGTTGCTATTCATGTACGGTATAATAAACTAAGATCATTGTTGTTAGGATTCAGACGAAGACTCATCCATACCTTTCATAATTCAACTTGAAATGGATATTCCAAGAGAAGAAGCTTCCAAAATTCatgtcatgaaaagatttgaaactCAAAACCagagtttcatatattataacctaAAATCAAGATCACAAGAATCAATCTTTCAACAAAACCAAGATGGTTAATCCTAAGGAGAGAGGTCAAAGATTCAAAGACATATTATTAGAACTTCAAGCTTTATCGTCAAATTCTAAGTTATTCTTCATTGATAATAGTCTAAGTGTTGGTGCATAAAAGGCCCGAGTTCAGATCAACCAAACAAGTTGGGCCCGTCGACCGACAGAAGCCCAAGACGAGTATATAAGGAGTTGAATGGCTTCATTTGTAGGTTAATGATCTAATCACCCATTTTGGTTTCCTGGTTGTTTTCCTCTCATCATAGCAATCCCAAAAACCCACCAAATCGAATCAAGACTCTATGGCATCGTTCTAATCAGATTCAAAACGATCCAGTTTGACTAATTCGATCCTCAACGTCAACGAGTCGCCAAAACCTTCGATCCCAAGATCCAAACGGCTCCAACACTAAGTAAATAGACCACGAAGTTCAACTAGATAGAtgtaaggatcgtatagcccaaacacagtgtcctgcaatataagcccaagagttcaTCCTTTTTCTAAAACTAATTGGTGATAGAGAGACTtctccttagacttatatacatacatttgttttatcccatgaccgatgttggactttggtttacacccttacaaacctcccctcaaacccaagtcCATCTGGGCCTCCCCTCCAACGATAGTCCGGATCCAACCTTTACCGCTGCCACCTCAGAACTCTCAACCTGGTGGGAGGGCAGagagatttcgatacaaggcttccAGGATCAACTCATCATACCAGGGTCGCGTCACGTCGCTGCCTGCGCTCAGGGGTGCGCCCACTGCGTTGTCCACCACATCGGGactatagcctagctctgataccatttgtaaggatcgtatagcccaaacacaatgtcctgcaatatattgaaggacattgtgtttgggctatacgatccttacaAGAGAGACTATCAAACACAAGTCACATCAAGAGAAAAAATGCTAGGATTCAAATATGATGTGTATTGTGCACATGTTAATTCATTGTAAGGAAATGTTATATGAGGTATAAATACGACATTTTCACCCTAATTCCCCTAACTTTTTACTAACACACACAATAGAACTCCTTAATCTACACCTATACACCTACTCGTAATAAATCCTCTCAACCTTTTTCATTGTAACTAACTCCCACACTTGTAACCACCATAATTCATGAGTAACACATATCTTACAATATAACTATTGTTTACATAATCATCGTCATAAGCATTCATGTACATAGGTGTCTCCAATGAAAGCGAAAAAACGTGCAAGTGAATAGATTCAAACTTTCAAAGGGCCCCGCAATTTTAAAACTTCTATATCCTATAAAATAATCAATTCATTCATATATTTTTCCTATATCAAATCAAGAAATCCATTTATCAAACAATTTAATCTTGAAGATTTGTTTATCAGTTAATTTAAATCACGAAAGCAAATTAGTAGTATTATCTTTATATATGTATGCAAAAGTTTAACGTTATAAGGGATTACTTTTTATGTTTTGAACATGACATTCGAAATTAATGAGATGACTGTTCATGTACACATTCATATCATTCGGATACGTGTTCATCACCATATCTTACGAAATCTACATAAACACAAATGTTATAGTTTAAAATTGTGTAATTTCTTTAGTTTAGTATCTACAATAAAAAGATTATATGATAATGGATCATGTGTgatgaaattatcatttttagagaTTAGTAACAAATGATTTATTAATAAACTTGATATCTTATTAGAAACTTTTCATGTATTTGATTAGTTTTATAATAATTGAAGACTTTTGAAAAGACTCGCTAACTTTTAAAAGTACTAGGACCGATTTCACGATCAAAATGATAAAAGAGATGAAAACATTATAATGGATAAGATTTTTTTCATATTGTAATCATTGATTATCTCTTTTCTTGCTAGCCTCGAATGTTTACGTATAAAAGAGGTTCGAGTTTGAAACTTTTTTGTGATGATTTGATGATAAAGAGTGTTAGTTGTAATATAATATGACACTAGCTAAATAATGGTCATCAAAGTATTCAAGTGATCACACCATATTCCTTGAAGAAGAGAGAGTGCGATATGTGACCAAACTTTGAGagcttaacaacaacaacaacaatacccaattccactagagtggagtatgggggaggttagatgtagacagtcctttcctctaccctaaagtaaaagggaagtcattcctccacccacggatacctatcggtccccaggtagaggaagtcgtccctccctattctgtagagcagagaggctgcttcctagggacctccgaccaTAAAGAACCATGAATTCCAATATGTGCAGTAAAAGTATACAAGTAAAGTAGATAAAAAAGAAACTTTACCATGAATAAAGTATATATCAATACGATATGTATAGGTAAATAAAGCATGTAACAAaataatgtaatataacatataattaaaatatgtgcgtgtcaaatatgcaagtataaccagtcatgtaagtacaataagtatacgAAAACATGTTGGTAAGAAGCATGTAGGTATACTATGCAGTATAAAATAGATGGTATACAATGTAAACATAGACAAATAAGCATACAATGATAGCATAAAAACATGTGATATGTAAGTATGTATAAATTAattgctatataatgtaatacaaacatgTAACCATATAGTGCAATAAATTCTCTGAAAATGCtacaataagtatagatatataatataaccgTAAAACAGGTACAGCCAATATGATAAGGCACACAAGCAAGTAGGcaggaaatataatataaatatataaaaaaataaacaaaatgtaaagcctagtcatctattctaattctactcctccacaaattcctatcagaagtcatgtcctcagtcaataagagctccttcatgtcaagcttcaatctatcctccaacctacgtctgggtctaccccttctccttacgcccccaacaacaagggtctcgactctcctaaccggggctaaaagtgggcgcctcaaaacatgtccaaaccatcttagtcgtccttccctcagcttgttggttatgttcccaactttcaagttctccctaaaaactccatttggtatcaaaTCTAGCATtgtcttaccacacgtccacctaagcatcctcatttctgccacctccatccttctctcctgggctttcgtcattggccaacactccgatccgtacaacatggccggtctgattgccaccttgaagaatttccctttcaatttaaggggtaccttcttgtcgcacaatacccctttcgctgccctccacttcaaccatcctactcgtatacgatgtgtcacgtcctcatctatccttcccgatttgtgaagcatcgagccCAATATCAATAATTTATTTTACTTAGGAAACATTACAATTACAAATATAATGACCAAGGCCCGTAGTGTCAAAGGGATTAGACCATTTCTAATCATTGACGTTAAAGGCAGATTGTGTACTTTTTGGTGAAATAGTGAGTTTTTAACGTGACTATATTTAATTTTCGTTAATTCAAAAGGTCAACTTTGTGTGTCAAATATTTGCAAGGTGATGTAGTAAAAATCTGATTAGAAATTGagtaagaaaaataaataaataacaaaagtataataatattaattctttGAATGGTTCCTCCCTGCCTTACGTTCCCTTGATCTTCCGTCACAATATCGACTAACACTCGTATATAACGTCAGTTTAACTTCGTCACCTTCCGTCAATTCCGGTCCACGACTAACGCTACTTTAGAATAGGTCATTAGTGAAAGCCCACTCCACTAGTACTCCCACCACCACTCACATGACTCAACCTTCTTTCTTCCTTTTTTTCAACCCTTATTACCTTTTTAACACATCATCATAGCTTATATATGCAATTAACTAAAACATATACTCCGTACTCCGTATGTtataatatatacgtaatatatgtaaatattagttaGCAAATCAACATAAAGTACTCTATCAATGATATATGAACCCATTTACTCATTTAGCAACAATTTACTAAAAGTAGTTATATTATACTCCGTATAAACACAATTAAGTAACTAAATTTGATTAATTAACAATATACAAGTATACAAACACGTTGATGAATCTCCATTTACGATCAATAATTAAACTTGATCATCGATCCGTTTGTtgtgttagatcttgaagatcacaCGAGTCTTCTTGATCATCACCTACACGTAAAGCTTCAAGAAGACGTCGAAAAATGATGACGTGGCAAGGGATACGTAGTACACCCTTTTGTTGATAACCATATTCTTGAGCAGATTTGTTTAACAAGTTTATAAAAAGAGGGTGACTCAAATATTGGGCACTCACCACAAATCGTTCCATTTCTTCTCCGACGTAAACCGGAAGGTATCCTTCCGGCACGGTGGCCGGTGAGTTATCAACCGGTGACTCGGTAGAACGTAACGGAGAGTAGTCGGAGACGCGAGAAAGACGGCGAATGAATTTGTTCATTTTTTGAGaacgagaaaaaaaaaatggtttaattagaccactcccaaccatgacgccgtcatgggcacctcctcagcgccacatcagctttctctctcctcctttctcaccacttcctcccataacactcccataacacaccattgacaaccatgacatactCTCTCCTCATTACAtaccccacaaaattaattaaataaattaaggtACAAATTTATTTGCTTATGTACAACTAATTATTGCACATATACATGAAGAAAGAGAAAGAATCCGTCCTGGGAGATGCTTGGGGAAGAAATGAATGAGGACGAAGTGGTTGAGGGTGGATGAGGGCTTGTGAGGGCGGGGACAATGCCAATGGAGCCCTCGAGGAAATGGGTTGAAGACATGGGTGAGGGCGTACCATTGGGAGTGGTCTTAGTGCGCCTTAATATTGTGGTGATGTGTATATTTATATGGAAAAAGTAAAGCTAAAAACAAAGAAAGAAATCGTACAAGTTGGTGTACTTGGCAGGTACAATTGACACTCTTTCTTTATTtaattattcaaaatatatattttaGTATCTATGAATTTATATTTCCTCCGTATATGATAATTCATAATTTTACATTTTAGCCTTCCGATCTTTATTCTTGGTTATCTTAGTTCAAGTACATataatgtatataattattatattatttagttttgcTATATGATATTTTCTTAACAAatttttgatattcaaagttacgtcaaatatatatatgtatatcaaataTATATCAAATGAAAACTTTCAACTATGGCTAACgtataaataaaatgaataaaaaatatTGGAAATGGggaattatatgtggatgataagaTTGGAATTCAAAAAAGTATCTTTATGAAATTGACAaaaaatgaatataataattcatattaTAGTGGAAAAATGAAAAGGATGTGGTGAATCCGATTAATACAAGTAAGCACCTTTTTTTCTTTAACAAGTAAGCATTTGCATGGCTCTTTTCTAAAAACATACATCCAACTTTGTTTTAAGATAATCCTTCTTCCATTATTTATTGCCAGGTATTTCTTCATACGTTTTAAATCAATTGTTCACTTTtataacatataataatattaataataataataataataataataataataataataataataataataataatagataatgttCATATATATTCTTACTTCATCAACGTAAGATTAAAAAAGTCAGGTAAAAGGTATGAGTAAAACTATAAAGTAAAGAAAAAAATACACGTGAACTCATTTTTTTATACTGTGTGTTGTTTGTCTATGTACAATTAAATTTAGATAGATGGagtatatattaaaatattaatattaatgttgttgagtatataataaaatattaataaaattaatgtgttaatattaatatatattaatattaattcagaAAATGGTAACCGTACCCATAAGGGCAATGGTTAAGCATtaatcaaaattaatattttcaataaaaAACTACATACTTTCATCAATAAATTAACCTCTGAATTTAAGTATAAAAAGTACATTATAATATACTTAAAAAATATCGCTTTATAATAAATGTTTAAAGGTAATCCTTAAGACTTCGTTTAATATTTTCCATATTAATATTGTAGATATACAtaatcaaaattaatattttcaataaaaAACTACATACTTTCATCAATAAATTAACCTATGAATTTAAGTATAAAAAGTACATTATAATATACTTAAAAAATATCGCTTTATAATAAATGTTTAAAGGTAATCCTTAAGACTTCGTTTAATATTTTCCATATTAATAttatagatatacatataatttTGGGAATACACAAGTTACTGAATTAAATTTGCATATCTCTAAGACATTGACATGATGTGTTCTTTCATTTGCTCCATGACATAATTCTTACTAATCATGAGGTATATATCAATTCTAAGGGGTGATTTAGTGGTTGAATGTTTAAGAATCTCCAAAGAAGACATGATCGTTGAATGAAGTGTTACTTTTTttaaatagttaaataaataaagtAATATGGGGTATATTTTCGGTAATGGGTAAAATTACAACAACAAAGAAACTTTAACAAGATATTTGTAGAGACTGGACACTATTATTGTTACACAAGTTTACTAAATCTAAATTTATACAAAACTCATGCAGCAAAAACGAGATAGAGTGAACCAAAGAAGTATTAGAAAAAGAGAGTTTTAAACTGGTGAAGTTTTCTCTCTTTAAATTATTTGAAGAGGAAGAATAATTTTAATTAGATATATCATTtctctaacttttttttttttttttaaagctcaaACAATTTATATTTTCTCTAACTGCTATGTtagttgtaaatttttaaaatgaaAATTATTAGCTCGCAATTTCGGACAAGCTattaattgcatttatgaactataCAAGATTATTCCCTTAATTCTATTGCATGCTTTGTGTATTACATTAAGAGCACTTGTAACGCGACATGCTCACCGGAGATATTGAATCAACATGCCACTAACACGTCGTATCGCGGCATGTTGGAGGCAAATTCGAGTGGCGTGCCATTATACGACAAATATTTTGAGGTGTTGATTTTCACAAGGCTTttttacactatatatatataatttaaataatttttatcccATTTTCCTCAACGTCTAATCATATATTAACACGTCAATCAACACGTCACCCACTACTTTTCATTTTACTATCACGCCTTGTCACGACGTCAAGTCACGGACAACTACCCACCTTCACACGTTAACACCAAAAAATTTATCACCATTACAATTGGTCTAAGAGCAAAACAATACATATGATGTTACACTTAGGAGAAAGTAAATAAATGGAAGTAATGCTACTTGCCATTAATTATAAAGTTAGATGTACCAAATAAAAGATCGTGGGTATGACAACATGATGCACTAATAAGGATTAAGATATTAAACTTAtacgattgttttaacccattatGGGAGATTTTTAAATCAACTTTAATCCTATTAATTTATTGGCTTCAACATGACTATCAACTAGAATAGTTACGTTGAGGATCTAGCTAGCTAGTTATTCTTAGTTAGAGGCAATATAATCTATGTTCTTGTTAGAATTATGctaaaagaaacagaaaaataaatctATATTTGACTTTTAGAAACAAGAAATACAATTAATTAAGCCGCGTGTCTAATTGCTATATCACATTGAAAGAGTAAATCGAGTTCGTGTATCTAGCTAGATATATTGCAAATAACACAAGATGTATTCTACAATATATTTCTCATAGTTTGCACGTACATTCACCTATAATCTATAGGCACTTAGTATCTCATATGATTCTTAACAAGATTTAGGGGTACGCGCTACGCGGTTATAAATTATTGATTGTGATTCTATAAATATAACGATTGTCAAAGCATTATATAGTTCAAAAGTTACCGAAAGGCGGCTATTAATTACGAACATAATTTACATCCCAAAATATTCAATTGTTACAAACATGCGATAATTTACACGCTAAATTGTTGTATGAAATAAAAACGTGCGCTAAAAATGCAATATCTTCTACTGGTCTATAAAAGACGGCCTGTGCAGATGACTTTTGACTTTTGCAGCTTGAAAGCCATGAGCTAATATAAACTTCTGACTTCTACAGCTACGACGACTCGAATTATTTCTCAAGTAACCTCTCAGTATGAGATTTAGAGAGTCCCATAATACCATCATACCATCAGTAGTTCCAATCTACAATTAAGCAAAACGGATTTCAAAAAGTTGTATCGTACTATCACATAAAAGTAAAAATGTTTTTGCTTTTAACAAACTTTCAGATGACCTATTACAAAAATAAAGACAACTACAAAGTGGTTTGACATTCTAATCTAGATTGACCACACAAAAAGTTCAAATTATATTAGTATTTTAACAAATTCATAAACCACATATTATGTAACTAATGATAGTTGCAGCTCTCTCCTCATCAGCAGCTGCTCCATCAGTAAACATGGTTTACACAGCCACCCGAGGTGCCTGTGAACATCAAACAACATGAGGTAATCTAACTACAGTAGTAGTACTGAATGTTAATCAATGGTGAATACTTAATAGGTCACAAATACTACCTTTTCGCTGTCATGAGAAAGAGATAATGAGCAAGTAAGTTTTTACACTTGCAAAACAAAGTACCAACATAAGATGAGCAAGTCAAATGACACAAAACAAACAACCATAAATTTCAGAAAAACAG
This window of the Rutidosis leptorrhynchoides isolate AG116_Rl617_1_P2 chromosome 7, CSIRO_AGI_Rlap_v1, whole genome shotgun sequence genome carries:
- the LOC139858635 gene encoding auxin-responsive protein SAUR71-like, with translation MNKFIRRLSRVSDYSPLRSTESPVDNSPATVPEGYLPVYVGEEMERFVVSAQYLSHPLFINLLNKSAQEYGYQQKGVLRIPCHVIIFRRLLEALRVGDDQEDSCDLQDLTQQTDR